From Candidatus Tanganyikabacteria bacterium, a single genomic window includes:
- a CDS encoding DoxX family protein codes for MATITRTRDLGAAGAAAKAVSALLATDRDYGALAARVALGLVILPHGLQKTVGWFGGFGLEGTLGFFTQQLHIPALLALLAIAAESLGALALIAGLGGRVAALGIGVTMATAALMLHLPNGFFMNWFGAQKGEGVEYFILAIGLALAVVIRGSGAWSLDRAIVRRIAE; via the coding sequence ATGGCGACCATCACCCGGACTCGTGATCTCGGCGCGGCGGGCGCGGCGGCCAAAGCCGTTTCGGCACTCCTGGCCACCGACCGCGACTACGGCGCGCTAGCGGCGCGCGTTGCCCTCGGCCTCGTCATCCTCCCGCATGGGCTGCAGAAGACCGTGGGATGGTTCGGCGGATTCGGCCTGGAGGGCACGCTCGGCTTCTTCACGCAGCAATTGCACATCCCAGCGTTGCTGGCGCTCCTGGCCATCGCGGCCGAATCGCTCGGCGCCCTGGCGCTGATCGCCGGCCTGGGCGGCCGCGTGGCGGCCCTCGGGATCGGCGTCACCATGGCCACGGCGGCGCTCATGCTGCACCTGCCCAACGGGTTCTTCATGAACTGGTTCGGCGCCCAGAAGGGCGAGGGCGTCGAGTACTTCATCCTGGCGATCGGTTTGGCGCTCGCCGTGGTGATCAGGGGTTCGGGCGCCTGGTCGCTGGATCGGGCGATCGTCCGGCGCATCGCCGAATAG
- a CDS encoding MarR family transcriptional regulator, with protein MNDPRYPVPEEESLLPVFRALARAVQAAEREMSRFVADLGLTPSQFDVLATLGDTAGLPFKVLSARSLITGGTLTPVLDRLEAKGLVDRCKDASDQRKVIVKLTPAGQALYRQAFLPFVDHMRARTSALAPAEQAQLVALLEKFFAALA; from the coding sequence ATGAACGATCCGCGCTACCCCGTGCCGGAGGAGGAGTCTCTCCTGCCGGTGTTTCGCGCGCTCGCCCGCGCTGTCCAGGCGGCCGAGCGCGAGATGTCGAGGTTCGTCGCGGATCTGGGCCTCACGCCCTCGCAGTTCGATGTCCTCGCGACGCTCGGCGATACGGCCGGCCTGCCATTCAAGGTCTTGAGCGCTCGATCGCTCATCACCGGCGGCACTCTCACGCCTGTGCTGGATCGGCTGGAGGCCAAGGGACTGGTGGATCGCTGCAAGGACGCTTCGGACCAGCGCAAGGTGATAGTGAAGCTCACGCCCGCAGGCCAGGCGCTTTACCGCCAGGCGTTCCTGCCCTTCGTCGACCACATGCGTGCCCGGACCAGCGCCCTGGCGCCCGCCGAGCAAGCTCAGCTCGTGGCGTTGCTGGAGAAGTTCTTCGCCGCCCTCGCCTGA